A section of the Diabrotica virgifera virgifera chromosome 8, PGI_DIABVI_V3a genome encodes:
- the LOC126889918 gene encoding protein ZBED8-like — MRPNRLLRHLSTKHASLKDKPTEFFAAKSKNLKRMKLDSTGSAVQSSLKVLEASYELSLIIAKEKKSHTIGETLVKPCILKVADVVLGTDSRQKLSQIPLSDNTVKRRIDDMAKDIKNQVVDAIKKSPFFAIQLDESTDIAQCSHLLVYVRYIENERMKDELMFSTELLTTTKAVDVMEAVSDFFKKHELSWQKLIGVCTDGAPSMLGSRSGFVQLVKEKNADVVGIHCFIHRQALAAKTLPNELNAVLKLCIKVVNYVKNSALNTRLFKILCEYLGSDHKTLLFHTEVRWLSKGNMLGRLFELRDEVITFLAQQKQNELSAEFKKPWNQVILAYLSD; from the coding sequence ATGAGGCCTAATCGTCTTCTGAGACATTTGTCAACCAAACATGCCTCTTTAAAGGACAAACCTACAGAGTTTTTCGCTGCAAAATCTAAGAATTTAAAGCGCATGAAGTTAGATAGCACTGGATCTGCTGTTCAGTCATCTCTAAAAGTGCTTGAAGCTTCATATGAATTATCTCTTATTATTGCTAAGGAAAAGAAAAGTCACACTATTGGTGAAACGCTTGTTAAACCGTGCATTTTAAAAGTAGCCGATGTTGTCCTTGGAACTGATAGTAGGCAAAAGCTATCACAAATACCACTTTCAGACAACACCGTAAAACGCCGCATTGATGATATGGCCAAGGACATTAAAAACCAGGTGGTTGATGCAATAAAAAAATCACCGTTTTTTGCTATCCAGCTTGACGAGAGTACAGACATAGCACAATGCTCTCATTTGCTTGTATATGTTCGTTACATTGAAAATGAAAGAATGAAGGATGAACTGATGTTTTCTACTGAGCTGTTGACCACTACTAAAGCTGTAGATGTGATGGAAGCAGTATCAGACTTTTTTAAGAAACACGAACTTTCTTGGCAAAAACTTATTGGTGTATGCACAGATGGTGCTCCTTCAATGCTGGGTTCTCGTTCAGGCTTTGTGCAGTTGGTCAAAGAGAAGAATGCTGATGTGGTTGGGATTCATTGTTTTATTCACCGCCAAGCCTTGGCAGCAAAAACTCTTCCTAACGAACTCAATGCTGTTTTAAAGCTTTGTATTAAAGTAGTCAACTACGTTAAGAACAGTGCATTAAATACTCGGCTGTTTAAAATTCTGTGTGAATATTTAGGAAGTGATCACAAAACGCTGCTATttcatacagaagtacgatgGCTATCAAAAGGCAATATGTTGGGAAGACTATTTGAACTCCGTGATGAAGTGATAACGTTTTTGGCACAGCAGAAACAAAACGAGCTTAGTGCAGAGTTCAAAAAACCCTGGAACCAAGTGATTTTGGCCTATTTATCAGAC